The genomic stretch AATAGAATCAACACCTCTCTCAAATGGGTTCCATTCCGAAGGAGCTAGACACAGAGCTTCTCCCTTTCGTCCGTATCTACAAGGACGGCTCGGTTGAGCGACTCATCGGCACTCCTTATGTGCCCCCATCGGCTCAAGACCCACTAACCGGAGTCTCATCCAAGGACATCACCATTTCACACAACCCCTCCATCTCCGCTCGTCTCTACCTCCCTAAACTCGACCAAACGGCTCAAAAGCTCCCCATCTTGGTCTACTACCACGGTGGAGGCTTCTGCATAGAATCCGCCTTCTCCTCCGACCACCAGCAGTTCCTCAACAGTCTGGTCGCCCAAGCTCAAGTTGTTGCTGTCTCGGTGGAGTACAGGCTAGCCCCCGAGCACCGCCTCCCCGTCGCCTTCGAAGACAGCTGGGCTGCCCTCCAATGGGTCGCTTCAGCTTCCGCTTCCAACTCTACTGACGACAACAATGATGTCAATGAAGAGCCGTGGCTGGTTAATCACGGCGACTTTAAACGAGTTTTTATTGGCGGTGACAGTGCAGGAGCCACCATCGCTCACAACACTGTCATGCGAGCCGGCGCGGAGAGCTTGCGTGGAGGTGTTAAGATTTTAGGAGCTTTTCTTACCCACCCTTACTTCTGGGGGTCGGAGCCGGTAGGGTCGGAGCCTAGTGAAGGACATGACAAAGCTTTGCCGCAGGTTGTCTGGAACTTTACTTACGAAGCGGCGCCTGGCGGTATTGATAATCCGATGATCAATCCGACCGGCCCGGGAGCGCCCAGCTTGGCTGGACTTGGGTGTTCACGGCTGCTGGTGGCGGTGGCCGAGAAGGATGAGCTGAGGGATAGAGGTGTTGTTTACTATGATGAAATCAAGAAAAGCAAGTGGGAAGGAGAAGCTGAATTTGTTCAAGTGGACGGGGAAGATCACGCTTTCCATGTCCTGCTATTTGGGAGTGAGAATTCTAAGAATTTGATCAAACGTTTGGCTTCCTTCTTGAAgtaattgctattttttttgggggggagtTAATTAACTGtgtacttttattttcttgttcatgCCTAGTTTGATTTATCAATATGTGGTTTAAAAGATTACTTATCCATTTGAAGTTATATATATCCTTTAATAATTTTCTTGTCCCAAATTGTCAAAATCTAACTAAAGTTGTGGTTGAAAAATTGGGGGTGTCAACCCGGGTTCTCGATTATTGGCCAAAACTAGGAATTAGAACTAGGGTTAATAAAAAAATCGGAACCGGTTACCCAGTTATACAAtaaccggccggttccggttagTAACCGGTTATTCAAACCAGGTAACCggtttctttaaaaaaaaaaaaaaaaggcttattttaggtattgtgCATAATTTTAGGGCTTATTTGAGGTTGAGTCtaatttttgtgcttaatttaataattttttgcctattttttaaaaacgcaattagcATTTTTGTCCCAATAAGGTGGgatttgttgtgattgttcgaagaaaaaaaaaaacctaaaaggatccttaaaaaatcactatttttgactttttaggcctaaaaaaaataaaaatccaatgtttaaaaatgtcctaaaacttcattgtttaaaaatgcccttaaaatccaatgtttacaaatgtcataaaaatttcaatgtttaaaaatgccttaaaaattaaaataaaaaataaaaaaaatatattattttatatatatacctggtTATCCGGTTATAATCGGGtgccaaaaacttaaactagAACCGATTTTCTAGTTACCCGTTGGTACCTGGTTTCCCAATTggtacccaatttttttttttttttgacacccctactatTGATTGAAAAGTCCACTCAGCTTTGCTGAAAGACTAGAAATGCTTTCTCCTTCCAATGAATGTGTTTCCTATGCCAAGAGCCACTATCATTTTCCAAGGGATTGTATATTGGTTATCACTTTTTAGGTATTCCTACTTGCATTCACATTAGTATAAATGATTATTAACCGCATTTGCATGGTTATTGTAGTTATTGAATGCAGTTATTATTTGCTATCTGCATATTATGAAATGGAATttggcttctatgcggtagtgaaaactaccgcatagatgCTGTAGTTCAAAACGGTACAGTTTTGAACTACAACAGTTTTGGATAGCGCGCCTGCAATAAAAACAGTACTAcaacattaattaaaaattgagcTCTTTTCCACGCCGGGAATCACGCCATTACAGTGCAAACGGTAATgtcttgtgttattttttttcgtCCAAAGGCTCTAAAACTGCTCCCAGgtcttgtgttttttgtttttttaatatgcaTATTCAAGGTGAATACAAGCAAAAGAATGGCATCGAGTTTACATTGCTCATACTCTCTATTTCCAGCTACCCAGCAAAATTACGATGATTTTACGTTTGATGTCATTACAACTGTTTCTCTACAACAAaaattatgatgattttatgTTTAGAGTTAAGTGTGTATAGTTTGTGCCATAAAAAACATTGATAAAATGCAATTGCATTTTTTTCTGTTAAAGTCAAAAACAGAGAGCAAAGTTTTATTGAGGCAAGTAGTAGTTGCCTCCTAGAGATCGAGTGAAAATAACAGAGCAAAGTTCCAGAGGAAGaaacctgcaaaaaaaaaacaaaaaaaaaaaggccgaCTCtgaaaattcctaaaaaaaactaacagaGACCAAAGTGGCAAAGTTCCAGTGAAAATATCAAACTTTTTGCACACATAAGAGGATTCTaaaagttcttaaaaaaaattaaaaaatgaaaaaagaaggaGGATTCTAAAACATGGTTTGCCTCTTGTGAGGACTACTGGTAAGCTTAAACATGGTTTTCCGTTTGTAACGGCGTGATTCCAAGCGTGCAGAAGAGCTCCAGGCGTGCAAAAGAGTTATTAATGCTGTAGTGCCGTTTTTATTGCAGGCGCAGTACCCAAAACTGTTGCAGTTCAAAACTGTACCGTTTTGAACTACAGcatctatgcggtagttttcactaccgcataaAAGCCAAATCCTATGAAATGTggcattttgtttatattttagtcttttgaACCTTCTTTGAGTCTCTATTAGgacatattttaagtgattttaaaaatagttttggcatggttttaatgttttgaattaatttgttttagtttttttaagtCTTAATGTTATGGCATGGGTATGGGTGTGAGTATGTGAGATAcgagatgagagaaaataaaaacctaaacaTAGTTCTATACCTAATCCAAAACCTTGTCTTTTGatattaaacaccaaaacaaagtCATGTTGGTGATTTATTAATGTAAATGTGTGGTGATATGATTATTAACCGCTTTCGCATACAATAAAATCGTTATCCGCATCCGCATATACGAACAATGGATAGCGAATAATTGCGATTAATATCCGCTCGCATGGTTGAAATTGAAACAGTTAAAATGCATTTCATTAGGTTTAGTCATgtcaaagaaaaatgctttCCCGTTATGACAGAGAAATgttggtttttattttgttcctatcatttaatttataggaATATGACTTATGTGAGTTCcactttaataataattaaaaaaaaaaaaaaaaagactaataatTCGTGGGAGGATGATACCACATCTCATTTATACTTTAATAATGACTTCTATAAAGGTTTGGCACAACCCAAGCCTTTTGCACCCTCCAATGAGAACATAACAAGTCAGGTTggacaaaaacaataaaatgttAACAAAACACCGTATCACACCAAATCTAACCGGCATCGACTAAAAGATCTCTTCATTTACCTTTTATTCTCTCACCTCTCTTCAGACAATTTCATAGAGAAACCACCTGCCACCTGAGAAAAATCCATCTCCCATGCCAGACCCACCGCTATTATGGGATAGTTTCCAAAATTCACATGATCTTTGGACCATTTGTTTCCTTATTATTACGAGAAATAGTACTAAGCATTctcaaatatccatttttttcagtattctttttgtttgtttgtttgtttgtttttttttttttttaatttttaaaaaatggatgtAAATGTGCAACGTAACAGagaatgctaaaaaaaaaaggatatttgaAAATAGTGagtatcatttctcttattattattatttatttactatgTTGGTCCAATTAGAACTTTAGAAGCATCCACCTCACCTTTTAGAAACCTCTTCAAGGCTCTAGAGCACTCTATAGCCTAATGGACCTTACTTGGGCTCATTGGCCTACACATTAATCGTTTGGCCCCTATAAGTCCAATCTCTTGAAACCTTATATTGTTGGGCCAAATTTTATATTTCCAAATCATTCTAGCTCCAAATTTTGCCCTCCAAATCAATTGGACTGTAAATTTAACCGTAAGGCCCCATTTCAATTCCTCTGGCccaaaattaattccaaaaaggTATTTTCTAGAGAGTGCATCTTCGTGTGGATAACCCACGGAATGAATGACAACTCAACATGtagcaaaatagaaaataagtaTGCCTACATCTgattatattttcatcaattcatcataaatcaaaaccaacaaagaACAATCCTTCACGCCTAACCCAGTTCACCGTCCTTCACGCCCACGCCCAACAGCCACCACGCCCAGCCCGCCCAACCCGCCCAGCAATCAGCACCACGCCCAATCAACCGATAAGCTCCCGGCggacagagagggagagagatccgGCGGTCTTCTAGGGTGGCGCGTGGCCACCTCCGGCCAAATTTGGATGGCATCATCTAGGGTGGACCGCGTGGACACCCCAGGCCATTGGGTGGCCGGCAATGCTATGGCTGTTTTGGAGATCCACGATGCCGTGGGTCTAGAGGTTCAGCAGTGCTGCAGCCGTTTGGAGATTAGCAATGCCGCTGGTTTGGAGGTTCGGTGATGCAGCGGGTCGACGATCGGCGATGTAGCGTGGCTGGGGCTTCGGTTGTCTAGGGATTGGTGGCTTTGCGGGCGTGGAGATTGGCAGCGTTGCAGTCCGGTTTGGAGGTTTCATAAGGTGGCTTGGGTCCTTGGCAGTGGTGGATTTTTTCTactctctctcaattttaattctcttttgattttctgttttggtcgtttataaaaaaaaaaaaagtcaaaaaaaatttcatcgtCACAACTATACCCTTATTTGgctgaatattttatttatagttgaacttttttatttttcttgtccaTTCTGAACCCTTCTTTTTTCACCTAAAATTAAAATCCCATGCTAACTTAAAAAGGCGATATTTTTTTAGaagcaaattagaaaaatgttacatgggatcaaaataaaataaaataaaaaggagttGACTCCTACATtataaacccaaaacaaaacaaaaaatacaattaaaaaaaaaatccaaatatttaaaaatgggTAAAAAATAACCTAATCCTCTCTAAAAAGACCGCATTAGTAGAGCAACGTGAGGGACACGGGAATTCTGTTGGTCAAAAGTGTCTCAAACTTGTTTTCAATCGAAGACTTTTAGAGTTGACCAACTTTCACCGCCCGGAATCTCGGAGAATTATTAAATTCTAGTACAACAAACTTTCAAGGCCttatcctttttgtttttttttttttgtttttctctaaaaGGCATCTACTTTCACGTACGGATGCTAAATCTCAAGGAGAATTGGGATATAGGCAGAAAGGTAGCTAAGGCTAGAAAATGCCCGCCAGGCGCCAGGCTTTGCACAATTGCACCCCCAGCTATTATATAGTATAGCTGCATACCTTTACATTCCCCGTATTTCAACAGAAATAGAATCAACACCTCTCTCACATGGATTCCATTCCGAAGGAGCTAGACACAGAGCTTCTCCCTTTCGTCCGTATCTACAAGGACGGCTCGGTTGAGCGGCTCAAAGGCTCTCCTTATGTGCCCCCATCGGCTCAAGACCCAGAAACCGGAGTCTCATCCAAGGACATCACCATTTCACTCAACCCCTCCATCTCCGCTCGACTCTACCTCCCTAAACTCGACCAAACGGCCCAAGCCCAACACCAAAAGCTCCCCATCTTGGTCTACTACCACGGCGGAGGCTTCTGCAT from Corylus avellana chromosome ca1, CavTom2PMs-1.0 encodes the following:
- the LOC132167515 gene encoding 2-hydroxyisoflavanone dehydratase-like — translated: MGSIPKELDTELLPFVRIYKDGSVERLIGTPYVPPSAQDPLTGVSSKDITISHNPSISARLYLPKLDQTAQKLPILVYYHGGGFCIESAFSSDHQQFLNSLVAQAQVVAVSVEYRLAPEHRLPVAFEDSWAALQWVASASASNSTDDNNDVNEEPWLVNHGDFKRVFIGGDSAGATIAHNTVMRAGAESLRGGVKILGAFLTHPYFWGSEPVGSEPSEGHDKALPQVVWNFTYEAAPGGIDNPMINPTGPGAPSLAGLGCSRLLVAVAEKDELRDRGVVYYDEIKKSKWEGEAEFVQVDGEDHAFHVLLFGSENSKNLIKRLASFLK